The Apium graveolens cultivar Ventura chromosome 3, ASM990537v1, whole genome shotgun sequence sequence AATAATTGTTGCAGTACATTGACTTAAGCAACATATTTCGAGTTAATTGCAACATATTTTGAGTTTTGTAACATATTTTCTTAACAAATTTGAAGTATATGACAACCATTTTACCCTCTACTACAACacaatttgtttttaaaaaaagGGCATGACCTTTAGATTTCATTAACAACCACCAAATTTAATTGGTATATCCACAACACAATCCACAATACAGTATATTGTTACTGATGTTCCAACATCATCGCATAAACTAAGTTATAGTGAAATAACAAAGTTCAAGAAAAATCATAAGTCTAAGTGCGATCATACTTAATTATACATGGACCAAATTCTTAATTATTTATcttcaaatatattattttgtttataaaAGTAAACAAACTAGTCTATTAATCATGTCTGCATAACTTAAGAGATATTTTAATTAACTCAGGGGCATATATCCGGAGATGATTTAGAAGGGAAATACTTCTCGGAATTATAAATTCTAACTTCCTCTCATGATATCCCATGGTATTAAAGCCTTCCTTCAAATTCTTGCATGAATCTCTGGCATCTTCTTAAAATAAACTTTAATTAACACATACatttaaaaatgaaaaataatcCCAAATAAATCCTAATTAACCATACATGTAAAAATGAAATATAATCAAAATTAAACCTTAATTAACACCCAGTTTAgtaaaaatataaacaaaaaacCTTAAATTAAACCCAAAATAACACATATCTAACAATAATCGAACACTCATTTAGGGAAAAGATTTTTGGAAAACTATAAGCCTTTCGAGCTTTAATCCTCTCTAAGCTTAAATCTCCTCCTCCAAGTTGTGGTTCTTCGATTCTGCTTATATTCAAGTGTATTttgtgtgtgtgagtgtgtgtaTCGAGGGATTTGAGTTGAGTGTCTACTTCCTCCTGAGTGTATAAAGTTAGTGTATTGggtattttattattttattatttttatttcataaGCTGGGAGTTTTTTCCAGCAAGACCGCTTGAAATTTTCAAAAAGCCCGCCTAGATTTTTGGCCCAAATTTTTAATCTACTGCAACGGTTATGTAATGCATTGCAATAGCATACATTTTATAACAACCTaaaaatattgttaattcaaTTGCAATATTTTTAAAACCCCTTGCAATAGACATGCAATCATCTTTCAATAGCAACGTTTTTTAGATAATATTTAAAAATCTGGTTGCAAAAGCCAATATATGGTATAGtgataaataaaattttaaaaatatttaaatattaacggaACTCGTGCATCGCACATGATTTAagataatataattaataatGGATATACATGTTTTTATTAGACTATACGACATTGTTTCTACTTAAGTAAAGTGACAAAATTTGACAACTTTTGTTGACACTGctagaataatataagatcctgaaaAGGGCCATTCTCTAAATTCTTGAGATTTTAGAGtaactggttccttgacattgTATCAGAGCTCAGGCTGGCAGAGGGCTCAGGTTCGATCTCTGCCACCCCCAACATTTCTCACAATTTATCGTGGCATGAATGACAAATTTATGCCCCAAAGATGGGCGTCTGTGATCTACTCTTCGActcataaatgggctttcgagtgagggggagtgttagaataatataagatcctgaaaAAGGTTATTCTCTAACACCTCGAGGTTTTAGAGTAACTGGTTTCATGACATGGTATTAGAGCTCGGGCTGATAGGTGACTCAGGTTTGATCCCTGCCACCCCCAATATTTCTCACAATTTATGAGGGACACAAAAGACAAATTTATGCTCCAAAGATGGGCGCCCGTGATCCACTATTTGACCCATAAATtggctttcgagtgagggggagtgttagaataatataagattcTGGAAATGGTCATTCTCTAACACTGGTGCATGCGGTTTGTTTCCCTGACAACATTTTTTGTGTATTAGCACTTTAAGTGTTTAAAAGTTATTTCTTGTCGTTTCAGAATTTGCATTCGATTCTCGCTCACTCAATTTGAATTTGTTAGAATAAATATTCATTATAAGACATATTAACCTAGTTGGTAAAAAACATTCGTATGTATCTAATATCATGTCGATAGTTTGTCAATAATTGCCGAATAATATCAAGTAGGTAACTGATTGCGTTCAACAAATTTAAGTAAGTCATTCATTGCAATTTTGACTCAAAGTAATTATCAATTAACTTATTTCGATCTTTTCGTTAAAGTCGAAAATTGAAATTACCCAAAATTTAAAAATTGTAATATATGATGGTAGAGTTTGTTTTGTACTTCAATATGTTTACCAAAACTTTCTATTTGACTTACGAAATCATTATGAAATCTGTTTTTGATTCTCCGAACTTAAATTATATTTGAGATTTCAAAGAATTAAAGTAAGATTTTATAATGATTCCGTAAATCATATAACAATTACATTAATCTTATAAAAGCCCACAACGAGCTCTTTCCTCCAATGTTATTATTTTTGGATTTTTGCTAATTTTACTTTTCGATATCAACCGAATGTTCAAATTAAGTTAATTGATGATCACTATAAGCTCAATTTGCAATAAATAATctacttgaatttttgagacgCAGTCAAATTTACAATAAATGATTTACTTAAATTTTGAGAAGCGGTGAGTCACCTACTTTTTATTTAACTCTTACCGGATGTGAACCAACATAGTTTATATTTCTGATTCGTTTAATCTTATTacataattaaaaattaaatatagtTAAGTTTTAAATTTATTTGTCTTACCTCATTTagaaattatttaataaaataaatattaaccTTACTTACAATTAATAATATCATGTTCCAAGGCACGATGACCTTGCAAGTTGCAGCAATCATTCTGGACTTCTGGTGACTTGTTTTTTTTCCCCGCATCTAACAGTAATAAAAAGGGACAGGTACCATTGAACAAAAAACTCTAGTTTTGTTTGAGTGAAAATGGCTGAATATAAATCTAGAACGATGTGATTTTTGACCCATGTAGTTATAAAATATGTCGATTAACGAGCATATCCGAATCTATTAATGCCTTATACCCCATGCAGCCGTCTGGTAACAAGTTTATAATTCAGATAAAAACAACCATTATCCATGTAAAATCTAGTACCACAATTGAATAATGCTCTGTAGATCACCTAGATCACTACAACAATGCCTATATGAAACCAGAGCTGTACATTTTACAAATACAAAATTCTCTAGATATACTTCAAGTGATAGTCCTGTGCATGTTAATTTACATTATGTAAGCAACTATAAATTGATTGAAACGAGTAAAGACATCAACTAAACAACGTTGTTTGAGCAATCAGTTATAGCATATGCTTTCTACTCCAGGAATCATTCTTCAGTAATTTTGTAACTCACTTGGTATTCTTCGTCTAGTGTCCCTATAAATTAGCTTATGCGACTACATATAGTAGCATCTAATTACAATAAGCAGCATGCAGATATCTCCCAGCACGGTCTACGAAAACTATGACCCTTATTTCCCTGATCAGCCTGTAGTCGATCGATATCTTCCAGTATGGGCTAATCTCCCTGCTTTTCGCTCTAAACCTGCATTCGTTTGGGCCGAAAATGGTTCAGCCAATGTCACTGAGAGCTCAATCCTCACCTATGAGCAGCTCAATAACTCAGTACAATCCATTTCCTCTCAACTTCTTGTTCCTCTGCAAAGAGGTGACACAGTTGTCATTCTATGTCCACCCGGGCTTCAGTTTGTCGAGGTTATTTTTGGCTGTCAAAGATCAGGCCTGTTAGGAGTTCCTATAATCCCTCCTAATCCATCTTTTACTAATAATGATTATCACCATCTTGTTAGAGTTCTTTCCCAAACAAAGCCTAAAGCAGCCATTGCGCATTCTGATTACATCACAAGTGTCCGAAAATACATATCCTCTCATTCTTCTACAAATGAGAGGCTTTGTAAGCTGCTGCGAAGCATTCATTGGATCTCTATCAATGAACTTAAAGAGAAGAGAGTGAATTTAGGATTGAGCTTTTCTACATATAATGGTTGTAAACAGGATGATGTGTACTTGATACAGTATACTTCAGGCGCAACAGGGATTCCAAAACCTGTCCTAGTGACAGCAGGAGCAGCTGCTCATAATGTTAGAGTAGCAAGAAAAGCTTATGATCTTCATCCAAACAGTGTGATTACATCATGGTTGCCTCAGTATCATGATTGTGGCCTTATGTTCTTGTTACTAACAATTGTATCAGGAGCAACATCCGTGTTAATTTCTCCAAGTGCATTCATAAGACGACCTAGGCTGTGGCTGGAGCTTATTTCTGAGTTCAAAGCTACTTGTACTCCCGTTCCCTCATTCACATTACCCCTTGTTGTGAAGCGAGGTGGGGTTGAGAAAGGAAATATTCCTATAAAACTGTGGAGTATGAAAAACTTAATTATCATCAATGAGCCGCTTTacaaggcatcagtagatgaatTTGTGCAAGTGTTTAGGCCATTCGGGCTAAACCCGTTGTCTATATCCCCGTCTTATGGATTAGCGGAGAATTGTACCTTCGTCTCAACAGCGTGGAGAAGTGGCGACAATGCTAATCATTTCCCAACTTACAAGAATCTTTTGCCTAGTGCAAGGCTTGATTTGAGTGGCAGAGGTGAGAAAGAAGATATTGAAGTTATGATTGTAGACGAAGAGACATGTGAGCCTGTTGTAGATGGGGTTGAAGGAGAGATATGGATCGCTTCACCTAGCAATGGTTCAGGCTATTTAGACCATCCTTCACTAACACGAGACATTTTTCAAGGGAGGCTTAAAAATAAAGTAAGCCGGTGTTTTGTCAGAACCGGGGACAGAGGGGTTGTCCAGGGAGAAGCCAGATTTCTTTTTGTGACAGGACGATCTTCGGATGTTATAGAAATCCAGGAAAGTGGAAGGAAAGTGCATTCTCACTATATAGAGACTGCAGCATATAACAGTTGTCCAAATCTTCTACGTGCTGGCTGCCTTGCTGCATTCAAGGTCTCTAGAAGAACAATAGCTATTGTAGCTGAGATGCAGAGAAGTGAAGCAAAAATGGAGTTACTGAGAAAATTGAGTGAAGAGATGAGGAAAGCAGTGATGAAGGAAGAGAAAGTTGAAATTGGAATGGTGGTTCTTGTTAAGAGTGGGAATGTTCCAAAGACAACTTCAGGTAAAATACAAAGATGGTTAGCAAAGGATAAGCTGTTAGGAGGCAGGATGAATGTTGTATTGCAAACTAAATATAAGGACAATGATCAATATTCAAGTTCCCCGAAAACCAGAGGGAAAGAAATGACGGACAACGAGACTGATGGGGCGTTTCCTTCTCAGTCGCACGATGCAACATATCCATCTTTTCTGTCTTCACTGTAGGAAGCAGGGACAGAGATTATGTAAATAAGGATTGGCTTCTAAGACTTAATTCTGTAATTTGGATTGTATTAGAGGTTCTGCAAAAATAAGCCTCTAGTTATCAATTATTTTTACTTACAAAAACTGACCCAAGCTCTTCTTTAGTTATCAGAGAGCTAACTAAACTTTTATGTGACCGTCAATATAGATCAACTAGGCACTGTGACACTAACAGGAAGCATCACCTGGACCTAAAAGACAATCCAGAATTAACTTCATCACTAAACTAATTACCTTTTTTCAAGTATGACAAGTtactttttaattatatttaatattaaaatattctcattaataaattgatatttacaaaaaaattagGGTGGTACTAAATGCAGTAATAATTTGCTCCATGCAGTAATCAGGAATTACTATAATATCACTTACTTGTGCAGAGTTGACAACATACCAATATTAAATACACATTAATTAAGATATAACACATTAAAAACATACAGTTAACACATTAAACATGCACATACATATTTTTGTTTTTCTAGATACAATGAATAAATGAGTTATCAATTCATCTTCATTTTATATATTCACTCCATCTCATTTTATTTGTCAACTTTGACTCAGTCAAATTGATTAAAATTTGAccaaaatttattaatattttataattgaacaaagtaaaaaaattatatcacataaaagtagatttaatctactttaatatataatttttagttttttgaaATGATATCAGAATAATGTTTAATATTTGATCAAAAATTAGTCAATTTGACTTCTATAAAAAAAGAAATGTGACAATTAAAATGAGATGAAGGGAGTAAATATAAGTGATTCTTATTTTTTCCTTTAGCTTAATATGAGAGGTTTGAATAAAACTTTTTAAATTTTCCTATCATATGAATAACAGATGTACATGGTAGTTTGAGTTAAAAAACTTCATATGCTTAAACATAAGGTAACTGAATCTTTTTTCACATAATTTTTTTTTCCTAACCTTTTTAACACTATATGTGAGCagtatgtatttatatatttttttctatttgcAGGTTGTTTACCCACCTTTTTTACATCTTTAAGTAGCTAAAAGATATGCATCAATCTCTCTGAATCCGCTATACATCATTTATATTATACATACATGTACTAGTGTTATATAATTAGTCTTCAAAAAATAACTTTTAGTGAAGGTAGTAACATATCTAGTttaaaacaaaaaaacaaaaagaatAACATGCTTGTATATAATGTGTGTACCTGTGTtcttataaattttttaaaataaattttatatgaattatattttattttttttaaaagaattttaCTCCACCAATAGCTAAAAGATATGTATCAACTGTGAATCGGCTGTATATCATTTATATTATGCATATATGGTTATATAATTAGTCTTGCAAAATAAATTTTTAGTAAAGGCAGTAACATATGTAGgttaaaacaaaaaaataaaacaaaaagaaTAACATTGTGTACtcataaattttcaaaaataaattttatatgaATTATATTTTATTCTATTCTTTTTGAAGAATTTTACTCCACtgattaatattaatatattgtTATGAATTAAGTATGAAGAATATTTAGTTATAGCATCAAACAAAATTAAAAGGCCAGATAACTTCTCCTTTCGTAATAACTTCTTTTCTCTCAAAACCCTAATGAGAGTCGGCCGTCATTCATAACTATCATTCATCCTTCACCATCCCCTCCTTCCATCAAATTCACATCCGTTCCATCCATCCTCTCATCCCGTTTCCTCCATTTCTATATCTTTAATTTCTATTATAACAGTTTTCAATAAAATCGAGATCTAAATCCTTTTGGGTGTGATCTTGTAACCGTACCCATTTTTGGGTTGTTGATTGTCCCCAATTTTTGGGTGTAtgtttttttttgtgtttttgatttgttgtCATGTTGCATTAAGAATGATTTCTACGGTGTATTGGGAGATCTGGGAAACCCGCTTCAAATCTGGAATTGTGGTACTTATCGCGAGAGCTCACCTCACACAACAAAGGATTGTTCAATATATGGGGCATCTGTACCCCAACCTCAGTTGGTGTAACTGATGGATATGAACACTGGTCTATCACCGGTTTTTTATGTGCGCAGGTCAATTGTGATTTTACTATTTTCAGTGATAGTGGTGTCGACTGAATTGCTCGAGAAATTTTTGTAATCATTTTTATTATCAAGAATATTTATATTCTATCTGTTAAGCAATCTGAAAACAAAACGGCTATTTGTTTAGCTCGGTTTTTGTTTCACAATCAGGTTGTAGTTGTCAGTTTGGGGATTTGTCCCGACTGTGTTCTTATGTTTTATGTTCAATAAAATCTTATTGTTCGTCAAAAAAAAGTATgaagaatatttttaagaataATTATTGTTTTGAATTaagcataatatttttttaagaatAGTTTGTAATTTATCTTTGTTTCGTTAACATGTGCTAGTATTGCTAGGGTTTGCAGTGGTATGAAATTTAAAACATAAACTTTTGTTTTATCTTCTCTTTTCTAAAAGTTGTTAATATGTGTTAGTATTTTCCTCCACtgattaatattaatatattgtTATGAATTAAGTATGAAAAATATTTTCAAGAATAGTTATTGTTTGAATTAAGTATGAATATCTTTTTAAGA is a genomic window containing:
- the LOC141715060 gene encoding uncharacterized protein LOC141715060, with translation MQISPSTVYENYDPYFPDQPVVDRYLPVWANLPAFRSKPAFVWAENGSANVTESSILTYEQLNNSVQSISSQLLVPLQRGDTVVILCPPGLQFVEVIFGCQRSGLLGVPIIPPNPSFTNNDYHHLVRVLSQTKPKAAIAHSDYITSVRKYISSHSSTNERLCKLLRSIHWISINELKEKRVNLGLSFSTYNGCKQDDVYLIQYTSGATGIPKPVLVTAGAAAHNVRVARKAYDLHPNSVITSWLPQYHDCGLMFLLLTIVSGATSVLISPSAFIRRPRLWLELISEFKATCTPVPSFTLPLVVKRGGVEKGNIPIKLWSMKNLIIINEPLYKASVDEFVQVFRPFGLNPLSISPSYGLAENCTFVSTAWRSGDNANHFPTYKNLLPSARLDLSGRGEKEDIEVMIVDEETCEPVVDGVEGEIWIASPSNGSGYLDHPSLTRDIFQGRLKNKVSRCFVRTGDRGVVQGEARFLFVTGRSSDVIEIQESGRKVHSHYIETAAYNSCPNLLRAGCLAAFKVSRRTIAIVAEMQRSEAKMELLRKLSEEMRKAVMKEEKVEIGMVVLVKSGNVPKTTSGKIQRWLAKDKLLGGRMNVVLQTKYKDNDQYSSSPKTRGKEMTDNETDGAFPSQSHDATYPSFLSSL